A stretch of Grus americana isolate bGruAme1 chromosome 24, bGruAme1.mat, whole genome shotgun sequence DNA encodes these proteins:
- the LOC129196079 gene encoding histone H2A: MSGRGKSGGKARAKAKSRSSRAGLQFPVGRVHRLLRRGHYAERVGAGAPVYLAAVLEYLTAEILELAGNAARDNKKTRIIPRHLQLAVRNDEELNKLLGGVTIAQGGVLPNIQAVLLPKKTGGGGAGPTKAGKKGSGQQSQEY; the protein is encoded by the coding sequence ATGTCTGGCCGTGGCAAGAGCGGCGGTAAGGCCCGGGCTAAGGCCAAGTCTCGCTCGTCCCGGGCTGGGCTGCAGTTCCCGGTCGGGCGCGTTCACCGGCTGCTGCGACGCGGGCACTACGCGGAGCGAGTGGGGGCCGGCGCGCCCGTTTACCTGGCCGCCGTGCTGGAGTACCTGACGGCCGAGATCCTGGAGCTGGCGGGCAACGCGGCGCGCGACAACAAGAAGACGCGCATCATCCCCCGTCACCTGCAGCTGGCGGTGCGCAACGACGAAGAGCTCAACAAGCTGCTGGGCGGCGTCACCATCGCGCAGGGCGGCGTTCTACCCAACATCCAGGCCGTGCTGCTGCCCAAGAAaacgggcggcggcggcgcgggcccCACCAAGGCCGGCAAGAAGGGCAGCGGGCAGCAGTCGCAGGAGTACTAG